GACTAACACACTAGGAAAGGTTGTGGTTGATGTGGGCCATCACAGGTGAGTTCACAGCTCTTCCACTCTGAATAATGGGGCAGGGAAAGGGTAACACAAGCTTCCTCTCTGGTTCCATTCCCCAATAGTAAGTGGATCATACTTGAATTGTGGTAGTAATATTGTCCCTGGACTTGGCACCATAGAAAACACATTACAATTATACATTgacaaaataaatgttattttatttaacttttatttaaataTGAAAACATGTCCTTTATACTGCAAAACATGATTTGTATGCATTGTAGAACATACTGGGGACTAGCTAATTGGCATGTAGAGGTGTAGTGACATGTATTCAGTAGATACATAGACATTTAAATTAGTTTGAATAACATCAATTAAACAAAAACATTGCATTGTCTGTATAGATAACCCAAAGTTTGACCAGCACAAATTCAAGTAGAATATGTATTTTTCATTCGCACATCAATTAAGTTCAATGCAGACATCCAAATACATTCATCAATGACGAAAATAATACATCTATTTAAGACAATTTAATTAACATGTTTATTGTTTCAAAGTATGTATATCACTAAACAAAAGTTGCTTAGTagtaaaacaaaacaacaacaaacaataacAAAACTAAATGGTGAAAACTGACCATCACAtcatctctatctgatacatgttgtGTCTAACTCATTCCCACAGAGAACTGATCATCACAATCTGATACATGTTGTCTACTAACtcattcccacagaaaactgatcatcTCTATCTGATACGTTGTCTACTAACtcattcccacagaaaactgatcacaccatctctatctgatacatgttgtCTACTAACTCATTCCCACAGAGAACTGATCATCACAATCTGATACATGTTGTCTACTAACtcattcccacagaaaactgatcatctctatctgatacatgttgtCTACTAACtcattcccacagaaaactgatcatctctatctgatacatgttgtCTACTAACtcattcccacagaaaactgatcatctctatctgatacatgttgtCTACTAACtcattcccacagaaaactgatcatctctatctgatacatgttgtCTACTAACTCATTCCCACGGAAAACTGatcatcacaccatctctatctgaCATTTCTTAACTTATTCCCACAGAGTACCACACAGTCAACAATCAGACTTCATTGTTTCAACGTAAGAAGCCTCGCAGGATATTCAACCCTAAAGGCAAATCCAAGGAACTCTCAATATCTTTAGAGTAAAagctaaattaaataaataaataaatacaactgaCATGGTGCTCACTGATCAGCAAAATAACAAGAGGCTAACATTCTATAACACTCCCTTTCCTCTGCACAGTTCTCTCAGTGAGAAACAATAGGATCCCAATAGTGTTTTATTCTTTCTTAAATGTTATCAAATTCACTGTTAGCACTTCATTTATGAGATGAGAATGAAGTGATGTAATGACTTTACTCTTAGCTGGTCTGAGAGAACTGatgaggcttctctcctgtatgtatatgCTGGCGACATTTTAAAAAGGTATCTAAATCGGGGGAAACTcatcccacagtcagagcagaagtgAGACTTTGTCTATATGTATTCGCTGGGGACATTTGAACTTTTCCCAATTGGGAGAAACTCGttccattgtcagagcagaagtaaggcttctcttctgtgtgtgttctctgatgaactgttatctcagttgatgttttgaagcacttaccacagtcagagcaggagaatgGCTTCGCTATGTGTATTAGTTGGTGACTTTTTAATTTATCCAATCTGGAGAAacttttcccacagtcagagcaggagaaaggcttctctccagtgtgcactCTCTGATGAATTGTCAGAGCTTGTGATGttgtgaatctcttcccacagtcagagcagaagtaaggtttcactcctgtgtgtgtcctctgatgGACCTTTACCTCAGTTGATGTTTTGAAACATTtaccacagtcagagcaggagaatgGCTTCTCTCTGTGTATTTGTTGGTGACTTTTTAACTTATCCAATCGGGAAAAacttttcccacagtcagagcaggagtaaggcttctctccagtgtgcactCTCTGATGAATTGTCAGAGCTTGTGATGTTGTGaatctctttccacagtcagagcagaagtaaggcttcactcctgtgtgtgttctctggtgaacttttacctcagttgatgttttgaagaatttaccacagtcagagcagaagtaaggtttctctcccgtgtgtgttctctgatgaactgttACATCAGACGTTGTGGTGAAGCATCTTCCACAGTTAGAGCAAgagtatggcttctctcctgtatgcaCACGTTCATGTACTTTTAAGGTATCCAATCgggagaaactcttcccacagtcagagcagaagtaaggtttctctcctgtgtgtgttctctgatgaacttttacctcagttgatgttttgaagcatttaccacagtcagagcagaagtaaggcttctctcctgtgtgtgttctctgatgaactgttAGATCAGATGTTGTggtgaagcattttccacagtcagagcaagagtatggcttctctcctgtatgtacaCGTTCATGTACTTTTAAGGTATCCAATCgggagaaactctttccacaggcagagcagaagtaaggcttctctcctgtgtgtgttctctgatgaacttttacctcagttgatgttttgaagcatttGCCACACTCAGAGCAGGAGAATGGCTTCTCTCTATGTATTAGTTGGTGACTTTTTAACTTATCCAATCTGGAGAAacttttcccacagtcagagcagtagtaagccttctctccagtgtgcactTTCTGATGAATTGTCAGAGCTTGTGATGttgtgaatctcttcccacagtcagtacAGGAATACAGATTCTCTACTGTGTgtatttttagatgtatttttagCTTTGATAGAAATGGGAAAATCTCCTCACAATGTGGGAGGTGGTGAGACCTCTTAGCTCTGTGATCTTCCTGCTGTTGCTCTCTGGATGTAGAGAATGTCTCAACatggtctcctgtgtgaacaacatcagAAGAACCAGTCAGTGAGACATACATACGACTTCATATACAGtgtgttcagaaagtattcacatcccttgaccttttctacattgtgtttcagcctgaatttaaaatggattaaattgagtcattggcctacacacaataccacacacatacaagggCATGGATACATGACTAGATATTGGATATTGTTGCATCAACATGAATTCTACTATGACTATTTACCATCTGAATATGAAAACCACATCTGTAGATTCTAAACCACCAGTTGGAGGACAGATGGAACTAAACCACCAGTTGGAGGACAGATGGAACTAAACCACCAGTTGGAGGACAGATGGAACTAAACCACCAGTTGGAGGACAGATGGAACTAAACCACCAGTTGGAGGACAGATGGAACTAAACCACCAGTTGGAGGACAGATGGAACTAAACCACCAGTTGGAGGACAGATGGAACTAAACCACCAGTTGAAGGACAGATGGAACTAAACCACCAGTTGGAGGACAGATGGAACTAAGCCACCAGTTGGAGGACAGATGGAACTAAGCCACCAGTTGGAGGACAGATGGAACTAAGCCCCCAGTTGGAGGACAGATGGAACTAAGCCCCCAGTTGGAGGACAGATGGAACTAAACCACCAGTTGGAGGACAGATGGAACTAAACCACCAGTTGGAGGACAGATGGAACTAAACCACCAGTTGGAGGACAGATGGAACTAAACCACCAGTTGGAGGACAGATGGAACTAAACCACCAGTTGGAGGACAGATGGAACTAAACCACCAGTTGGAGGACAGATGGAACTAAACCAACAGTTGGAGGACAGATGGAACTAAACCACCAGTTGGCCAGAAAGTGTTATATAAAAAGTGTTTAGTACTTATACCATATGAGTCAGTGGAACACCCCATAACGCCAGCGGAACACCCCATAACGCCAGcggagtaccccataacgccagcggagtaccccataacgccaacggagtaccccataacgccaacggagtaccccataacgccaacggagtaccccataacgccaacggagtaccccataacgtcaacggagtaccccataacgccaacggagtaccccataacgccaacggagtaccccataacgccaacggagtaccccataacgccagtggagtaccccataacgccagtggagtaccccataacgccagtggaacaccccataacgccagtggaacaccccataacgccagtggagtaccccataacgccagtggagcaccccataacgccagtggagtaccccataacgtcagtggagtaccccataacgccagtggagtaccccataacgccagtggagtaccccataacgccagtggagtaccccataacgccagtggagtaccccataacgtcagtggagtaccccataacgtcagtggagtaccccataacgccagtggagtaccccataacgccaacggagtaccccataacgccaaCGGAGTACCCCATAACGAGTACCCCcagtggagtaccccataacgccagtggagtaccccataacgccaacggagtaccccataacgccaacggagtaccccataacgccaacggagtaccccataacgccaacggagtaccccataacgccagtggagtaccccataacgccagtggagtaccccataacgtcagtggagtaccccataacgccaacggagtaccccataacgccaacggagtaccccataacgtcaacggagtaccccataacgtcaacggagtaccccataacgtcaacggagtaccccataacgtcaacggagtaccccataacgccaacggagtaccccataacgccaacggagtaccccataacgccaaCGGAGTACCCCATAACGTCAACGGAGTTCCCCATAACGCCAacggagtaccccataacgccagtggaacaccccataacgccagtggaacaccccataacgccagtggagtaccccataacgccagtggaacaccccataacgccagtggagtaccccataacgccagtggagtaccccataacgccagtggagtaccccataacgccagtggagtaccccataacgccagtggagtaccccataacgccagtggagtaccccataacgccagtggagtaccccataacgccagtggagtaccccataacgtcagtggagtaccccataacgccagtggagtaccccataacgccaacggagtaccccataacgccaacggagtaccccataacgccagtggaATACCACATAAtataaaacaaaaacaagaaaaataacagacattgaatatccctttgagcatggtgaagatattaattacactttagatggtgtatcaatacacccagtcactacaaagatacaggcgtccttcctaactcagttgccggagaggagggaaactgctcagggttttcaccatgaggccaatggtgactttaaaacagttagactgaggatggatcaacaacattgtagttactccacaatattaacatcaataacagagtgaaaagaagcaaagctgtacagaattaaaatattccaaaacatgcatcctgtttgcattaaggcactaaagtaaaactgcaaaaaatgtggcaaaaatAATTAACTTAaaatcctgaatacaaagtgttatgtttggggcaaatcgaacacaacacatcacggagtaccactcttcatatggaggtggctgcatcatgttatgggtatgcttgtcatcggcaaggacttggACGTTTTTTGTTcgttgataaaaaataaatggaatagaactAAGCACTGGCAaactcctagaggaaaacctggttcagtctgctttccaacaaacactggtatgcaaattcacctttcagaaggacaataacctaaaacaacaAAGGCCAAAtacacactggagttgcttaccaagacattgaatgttccagagtggcctagttacagttttgacttaaatcatcttgaaaatctatggcaagacttgaaaatggctgtctagcaatgatcaacaaccaacttgacagagctcgAATACTTTTTTTCCAGAataaatgtgtaaatattgtacaatcgaggtgtggaaaactcttagagatttacacagaaaaactcacagctgtaatcactgccaaaagcgCTTCTCCAAAGTAtttactcaggggtgtgaatactgtggtggttaatttctatactatcaaatgaggagagacaaacttatcacacaagtcagagttatacttaaactaaatctttaaatcacttattaataagggagcaggttAATACAACGCACATATATGAAGTGAATTGATTGCTCTACGATACTGATGGCTGGTCATGGCTGGTCGACAAATTCACGCTCACATGATTCATTGAGAGCCCAGAGACAAAAGTACAAGTCCATCCTCTTTCAGTCTACATGACACACGACAGATGtatagaatgggtcacaaggttaagatttgtatgaaatatacctataatacatagcagacagcaactgctgtgtcaacagttttcattgtgtagagaccagtATCTGTCCCTCCGactccaaactggaaccatctctctccctggtcccgtatagaacagaaacattaactcatgctctggaatgctttttaggttttatcacccagaAGACAtggtaaatctcctgtcagtgttatctcccagaggcccttcctcagtagaacacacacaatagttaagaACACTCTGTTCTGTCGAataaaaacaaccatttgatgcaataaaagtattgtaacataatcttgcaatCTTCCACcataatacttatgtaaatgagatatttctgcgttattattattatttttaaacatttgcaaacatttcaaaaaaacatgttttgcctggcattatggggtattgtgatgtcattatagggtattgtgatgtcattatggggtattgtgtgtagatggctcaatttttattttattattttatttaggctgtaacataaaatgtggaataagtcaaggggtatgaattctttctgaaggctctATAAGTAAGTATACTGTACAATACAAAGGGAAATACAACCATTCTAAAAGTGGACAACAGCTGATTCCAAAAGGAGTGAAAATTCAGacccatatcatcctccactcactatcacatgggttagtaactacacagactcatttcatatcatcctccactcactatcacaagggttagtaactacacagactcatttcatatcatcctccactcactatcacaagggttagtaactacacagactcatttcatatcatcctccactcactatcacaagggttagtaactacacagactcatttcatatcatcctccactcactattacaagggttagtaactatacagactcatttcatatcatcctccactcactatcacaagggttagtaactacacagactcatttcatatcatcctccactcactatcataAGGGTTAGTAACTaaacagactcatttcatatcatcctccactcactattacaagggttagtaactacacagactcatttcatataatcctccactcactatcataagggttagtaactacacagactcatttcatatcatcctccactcactatcacaaggggtagtaactacacagactcatttcatatcatcctccactcactatcacaagggttagtaactacagactcatttcataaaACTTTAAAACACTGGCAGTTTGTCTACTTCACTTATTTAGTCTCCTCTCTGAACACTCCAGACAGCCCAGTGAATAAATCAAATGCTGACAATACTGATGTCAAACCACTTTTCATACACAGTGGGAAGTTGGAATGAAAAACAAGTTTTGTACAGTCTGGTGTTCATCAGGGATGTGATGTCAGAATGACAGAATTCACAATAGCACTAGACTGGGTCATAACTAATGGAGGTATAACCTATGAAGGGAACTTATAGATAgaacctgctcttaccatgaTTAACAGATGtcccaatcttctcctcctcttcttcatctttaatgttgacattcagctccagtgtttgactgcagtcttccagcttcactgatgtaatctctggatcctgcagtgcaaactgggctccactcTCACAATCAagacccagtgactgtaggtttggactcagtgtggaaggagagaggcaggctgggtttgtcctcactgttgatgtttcTGGCATCAGACTTGACCTGAGTCGGCCTGTAGTAATAAAGACAAACGGACAAAAGTTATTGTCTTTTAGTTCTGGCACTTCCTTTATTctcttaaaaaaaatacaaaaataaaaacaattgttcAATGATCTAATTTCAATAGACCGGGTAGTTAAACATTGACAACAAAACATTAATTCACATTAGACGAGGGCACACTTTAAAttacacgtaaaaaaaaaaaacttgcgcTTAAAATAAATGAAAAGTTCTTACAAATGGGGGCAGGTATGCAGGCTGTTACAATATTAAATTACATGTTTCtaaaaacaggctataggctacatgtgcaccaccaagtcagaacagtaggctaagttcttagggggggggggtaccaaattcttagggtgaggcacatgggctactaacatacACATTCTCTGGATGatgtcatgctggattgacagccaAAGCATTTAACCTTTCTGGCCCATGGAGTTGCGTATGGAGGTTTTTATCCTTTTAAAAAGGTAGAAAAGTTTCTCTCCGACTCGGCAGTTGTCATCggagtggtgatgatgatgattttgaGAAGAGAGACCGTCTCAGACAAGGCCTCCTGCAGGTTATTCTCGTAGAGTGATTTCAATAAAGAAAGTGTCGTCTTTCCAGTGTGCAGCTCAGGATGCCGGTAGACAGGGAACCGCTCCCTTTTCAGCTTCTCCTGGTTACCCACAAGCCATAGCTGGGTAGAACAATGGAGTTCTGCGGTCCAGAAAGGAATCCATCAGTAGCGTTTGGACACCACGTACATTACCACTCATCAGCGCTGACCAATCGTAGGTTTGGTGCAACCAGATTCTCCTTGACATTCAGTGGAGCTAGTACTtgtttgatggtgttggagaGGCCAACACCAGTTTTTGTCCTTCACCTCTACAaacacctctcacacacactgttgtcTGGTGTTGGAATCggctaaactttgaacattgagatattaaataaatgatagaGACAAAGCCTTGAATAGAAAGAGTTTGTAAAAGGATGtgtttgatggaggagaggagagcgatgtGTTGATATAGGGAAGACAGATGGATATCTGTGGGTCAGGAGGTGAGAGGTGAGGTCAGTTCCCCTTAAGGGAGTAATCAGGGttgctacagtggggagaacaagtatttgatacactgacaatTTTGCAGCTTTTCCAGACATGTCTGTATTTttttatcataagtacacttcaactgtgagagacggaatctaaaacaaaaatccagaaaaatcacattgtatgatttttaagtaattaatttgcattttattgcatgacataagtatttgatacatcagaaaagcagaacttaatatttggtacagaaacctttgtttgcaattacagagatcctACGTTTCCTGTTGTTCTTGACCAGGTTggcacacactgcagcagtgtgtaagtaggaaaacctgcaaaatcggcagtgtatcaaatacttgttctccccactgtatctggtTACCTTCTTTCCTGTGGAGCCATAAACTGTAAGGAAGAGGAATGTCTTAAGTAGGATGTATATAAACTGTGATGTCTGAAATGTTTTGTCTGATTTCAGCTGCACAGAATCTTTGGAAagattaaacttggttaaagcttctctagtgtttgtgagttatttactcacaaaaaaaataagaacctaacagtTGGCGTTGTCGACAGGATTCACCACGATTTCATCAAACCAAAGAGTCCAGATCAGTGGAACAGGAGCCGGCACAGCAAATAAGGTAGGCAAGTTC
This genomic interval from Oncorhynchus clarkii lewisi isolate Uvic-CL-2024 chromosome 18, UVic_Ocla_1.0, whole genome shotgun sequence contains the following:
- the LOC139372838 gene encoding zinc finger protein 135-like isoform X1: MASVKLEDCSQTLELNVNIKDEEEEEKIGKSVYHGRLRSSLMPETSTVRTNPACLSPSTLSPNLQSLGLDCESGAQFALQDPEITSVKLEDCSQTLELNVNIKDEEEEEKIGTSVNHGDHVETFSTSREQQQEDHRAKRSHHLPHCEEIFPFLSKLKIHLKIHTVENLYSCTDCGKRFTTSQALTIHQKVHTGEKAYYCSDCGKSFSRLDKLKSHQLIHREKPFSCSECGKCFKTSTEVKVHQRTHTGEKPYFCSACGKSFSRLDTLKVHERVHTGEKPYSCSDCGKCFTTTSDLTVHQRTHTGEKPYFCSDCGKCFKTSTEVKVHQRTHTGEKPYFCSDCGKSFSRLDTLKVHERVHTGEKPYSCSNCGRCFTTTSDVTVHQRTHTGEKPYFCSDCGKFFKTSTEVKVHQRTHTGVKPYFCSDCGKRFTTSQALTIHQRVHTGEKPYSCSDCGKSFSRLDKLKSHQQIHREKPFSCSDCGKCFKTSTEVKVHQRTHTGVKPYFCSDCGKRFTTSQALTIHQRVHTGEKPFSCSDCGKSFSRLDKLKSHQLIHIAKPFSCSDCGKCFKTSTEITVHQRTHTEEKPYFCSDNGTSFSQLGKVQMSPANTYRQSLTSALTVG